From the genome of Falco biarmicus isolate bFalBia1 chromosome 2, bFalBia1.pri, whole genome shotgun sequence:
GTGGTGCTGATAGCCTGAAAACTGGCTGATACTGGTATACAAGTTTGCGTTCAGAGGTGACTGCTTTCATAACATGTTTTTGGCTGTTTATTCTTGTAAGCAGTAAATTCAGAACTTCCCAGTAAACATTGTGTTGGTCTTCAGGTACCATGTTACTTCTCAACGTGTAATAAACACAAAAGTATTGTAGCCAAACTGTGTAGGCTGTATCAGTTGCTTTTGGGTTTGCTCAATTGTACGACAAGAAGCAAAGCTTAAATTCTCTCGTTTTTCCCATTTCCAGAGTTTGCCAGATTTGATTCACCTAGTTCAGACGTACCTGCAAATTCATAGTGCTAGTTcaggggtaaaaaaagtcttaagaGGTGCTGTATGTACTGTTTTGTCCTCAGATTTCAGAGAGCAATATTCTTAGAAATCCAAGTGCCATTAACATGCTACTTCCTATATACAGGTATGTAAGTAGACATCTTACAGCATGTATGAATGTCAGCTGTATGTTTTATAACGGTTTCATAGgatatttaaaaagcagtaagaaaaagcTGTTACACCATCccatttaaatgtgttttgttttctaccCCACAGTTTgcatacttttttcttccacaaaatgCTACAGTAGATCCACAGAGCTCATGTGGTAAAGATAACACATCTCATCCACTTCTGGTGTTGGCTTTTGGAGCAGGACATTCATTAAGCCTGAATTTCTCAGAATCTGCAGACAAGTACCAAGTTGAAGAGCTAGTTTTCCACTACAATCTGTCAGATGCAACTTTATTCCATAATTCAACTGCaggtaaaatgaaaacttcctGTTCTCATTGTGTAACCCTTCCAGATGTAATACTaatttgtttctgtaaatactgttAACATACTAATGCAATATAATCTTTTTACAGGTGAAATGAAGAGAGTATCACATAAAACTATTATTCAGGCATATATGGGCACAAAATACAGATGCATCAGCTCCAAGCATGTCAATATGAAGAATGTGAACATTACTTTTAGCAATGTTACTTTGGAAGCCTATCTCACAAATGGCAATTTCAGTGTGAACAGTAGGTATCTTGCAGCAGAAAATGTATGCGGTGAGCTAGTGTTTCCAGTAAtagattatttccttttaagtcTTTATTAATCGTATTAGGCAAGTACAAGCTGGATCTGGAGCTGTGATAACAGCATCTTTCTAAATGAATGGAGTTGCTTCAGGTTTTCTCTGTAGGGGTGTCACCATCCACGACTAGAAGACAGGGCACTGTGTTCCCATGGGTTTTGTATAGGTATTTGGGAACATTCCTTCTGTTAATGAATGTTCACAGGAGTAAACAGGTGCTGCAGTAGGTCGACTGGGCCCATAGTCAAAATCCTAGTTTAAGAAGTATCTGGTAATTTCCAAGTATTATGCCTCCAAACCAAAGTAATTTGAACTAGTTACTGTGTGCTTTGGGGAAAATTGGTGGTAAATGGCAGACAACGGAAACTGGCCTGTAGGGCGCAGATATGTACACATTCCTACAGGAGGCTTTATCTAAACTGTAACAGTGATGTTCTTTCTCTGTCAGGCTCAATCACAAAGCAATTTTTTGTACTGATTGCTTGTattgaaaagcattttggaaTTTTACTGCTGTAATGATTAGAAGAAGATTAACTACTTCATGGTGTGCTCATGTCCTTTGCTTTTGTGGCAACAGTCTTCAATCATAAAGAGCTATGTAAACTGACCACCCATGCTATCGTAAGGAGTGATAAGTCTTTGCTTTACTTTTGGGGCAAGTAAGAAGTCTTCATCTTCTCTGGGGAATGTAGAACTTTTCTTATGCTGTTAATCCCATTTATGCACCTTTTAAGTTGAAATGAATCTTAAAAACTAGGGTAGTTAGTGCTGGCATGCGATGGATAAATTGAACAAGTGCCTTCTTACAGGAGTATCTCAACCTGTATGTCTGAAAAGTGCCTTGCCTGAGGATGATAATACTGGCATTGACTTCTTTTATGGCTGCCTCACGTGACTGGCTCAGATTTCGGTGTGTGTTGTTCTCTTGATCAGCCTTTTCCATTTAATTAACTAGGCCACAGCAAAGATGTGGACCTACCTTTGTCATTTCAAAAAAACTTGATTTCTGATTCCAGTATTCAAAACTCATGTCACTTTTTAATTACAATGTCTTGATCCCATTACCATAATTAAGTGTAAGTGATCAGTTATCAGCAGGCCTGAACATAAGCCACGATACTGAGGAAAGCTTCTTTAACTTCTACAAAACCTCCCTACTGTGTGATACTTTTAAGACCACCTATTATATGTTCTTACATAGtcctttagttttaaaaaaaataatatattatttctgGAAGGTATTCCTTATGCAGCACAAGTTTGTCagcatttgctttattttctgttcttatactttcttctcttcttatTTTAGAGTAGTATAAATGCTTTAATTTGCCACAATCGCTTCCCCAAAGTTGCTTTTCTCCATCCTGTGGTACCACTGTCTTGATGAAACTGTTGATCCTCAGAAAACCTACGTGATTTCCTATGATCCTGGGATAAACACTGGTCTGAATtcaatctttttgttttggagtttcttttttgtttccacatTCCTGTTACCCATGCTGCCATGTGcagttttttcttcaaattgGCATCATCCctacatttttattactgttttggGTCTGCAGCcagatattttttccattcctaCCGCACAGTGAACTATCTCTCtcttgtggttttgtggtttttgggggttttgtttggtgggtttttttttaattcagatggTTAAAGAATTCtcactttattctttttttaaaatcttcttgaCCCTGAAATCACATTGTTCTTTCCAGatcagtttcttcttttcattcttgGAGGCTTGAAACTTCCCCGGTCCTTTTGGCAGCTAGTTATCGATATTCttttcacagcagctttttcattagagaatatttctgctgctgatCTGGGCAAGGCTTACTGAAGGGAAGAGGAGTCAATATTTAGTGCATCTGTGTATCATTAGTGATAGTAGCTTCTGTCGGTGTACCTAGAAGTTAGTGACTGAGGTTACGGTAGTGATTATCTGCAGATCTGAAGAATAGacagctttcattttatctGTGTTGATAGTTTTGTCAGCTGCTTTCCTGTAACTCTGAAGAAGACACATCTCATCTTCAAGTATGTCTCAAAGTTACTAGGAGCTATGCTGTAAATCAGTTCAGTAAAAATACTGTACAAGACTCCACCTAAGACAAACTTAGAGCTGAAGTGATTTGGTCATTTCCATCTCTGTCAACTTGAGTAAGAGGCTGCATGTCTTGAGGTCCTGGAGGTGAAGGGAAATTCTCCCTTGAAGTACCAGGTAAAGTTGctgtttggtttatttattaGGAAATGATCACACGTTGGGACCTGAGCAGTATTAGTCTACAAAAGATAGGGTTGTTCCTCCGTTCATCcaccttccctctgctttttgtctttccagAAATGGAGTAGAAATAGGAAAGCATGCTATGTTGGAGTCTGTGTGACTTCAGAAGGTGTGGTTAGAATTCTTCTTTCTTGAGCCATAGTCGAAAGTTAAGTTGCTGTTTAAGAAGCTAGTTATTAGATATTAGATATCTACAAGATGCATATATGGGTTACATTTTAGAGGTAGGCCCTTTGAGTCAGAATTGACTGCTGCAGCAGTTGCTGTTGTCCTTATAAAGTTGCAAGCTGTTATCTCTGACATGTGGACATGACCTTGGCTTGGAACATGGAAGCTTCTACAATAATGCCTTTACTATGACCTTTGGTCTTGGCTTAGATGTTCAGTGCAGGAACCTTCTTGGCTCCCAGATCAAGTTAATAATAACGTGTGGCTAATAAATTGGAGTCActgttctttctctcttcttttgccTTGGAAGTTGCTGCTGAACTGGATGACAAGAGAAGGCAGTCTTACACATCTTCACTCAGCCGTGTACCCCCGGTGGTGGGTGGCTACTAATGCAGGACTAAAGGGAGGGTGAACATGAGAGGATGTAGCAGAACACTTGCCATGCGAAACAGTGTCTTAAAATCCCTTTCTTTAAGGATAGAAGAGCCACAGCATTGCTATGAGGACTTGAGAGGTCcagtattattttaatgttactgTGGGTATTGCCAAAATAATGACATAGGGTCCTTGCAACCTGGAAGTGTAActgagggagggggaggaggacaGCACATCTTCTGGGAGGCAGTTTTTAACAGTGGGCAGGAAAACTGTTCCTCTGCTTCTAGCACACAAGTGCCCACCAGAGTGTCTGAGGGGTACTCATCTCAGCCTTGCTGTGAGCATACGGCAGGAACGCTGGCTCTGTCGTGTGGCAGTGTCTTATTTATCCCGACTTGATGGCAAAGTGAAATGACAGGCGTGAATGAAAGCAGGTGCGGTCACCATGAACTTCTGTAAATGACAGCAGAGGTGTCATTTTCAGATGCCAGGCTTTAAAAGTGTCTCAAACTTTGCAAGAGAGTTTAGGTAATGCTTTACCATTGTGTTTCTCAGCTTTTATTATCATGTTAGGAAAAGCTGCTTGAAATTACCCTCTTTTCCCTTGAGGTTTAAAAAGGTAGATCATCCCAcagcttaattttctttggtaataagttttcctttccctccagaGACAGAATGTGCTGAAGATATGGTCTCTACTACTGCTGTAGTGCCTACAACTCCTAGACATACTACTAGCCAGGTTCCAACTAGCCCAGCACCGACTGCATCACCTCCAAATCCTGCAGTTGGTAAATACAATGTGACTGGTCCAAATGGAACCTGTGTACTTGCCTACATGGGCTTACAGCTTAATATCACCTATCtaaaaagagatgaaaaggtatgtttttttcttttttttttcttcaaagctttcAGATTCCTTCTTTGGGGAAGACTGGGTAAATTATTGTAAgctaacttttttctttaaaaatcccaGTTCTTTGTAGTGTTCCTTCGTGGCTGTCCTCTATTGAATTGCTTGATTTGGATTAGACCAGTGACAGTTCAGCTAGTTCTCTTCTATTGAAAGTGATCATGAAAGATTTTTCCATTCAGTAGGGACGCTTAAACTTGTCTGTCAGATCCAGTAAGTGTATACAGCCATTCCACAGAAGCATTAAAAACGGTCAAGATAAGAGTAGGGGGAAACCCTTTTATCAGAGATGCCATCTAACcaagattttaaaactgttaaataaaatagaGGAATTTGGCCTGAGATGCAGCTTACACCAGCTTGTAACTTGCAAGTGGTATCTGCCCAGTGACTGCAACGTGTGGGCAAATCCGGCATTGTATGGCTGTGAGTGTAAGCAAGCTAGAAGCCGACTGAATATACGGTGATGTGTTGGTCTCTCTAAATGTCGTAACTAATCCTCTTCTCTCACAGGTGGGTTTGGATTTGCTGAATTTCATACCCCATAATACAACTTCTTCTGGGAGATGCGACAATACGTCTGCCTTGTTGAATTTGACTTTTGAGAAAACGAGGGTTATCTTCCACTTTGCATTGGTAAGTATCTGAGGGTCTGCATGACATTTCACGTGGGAAAACTAATCAGGGCaagtacaacagaaaaaagatgcAACTACAGGAAGGGGGAGCAAATaattcttttggttttaatactAGGATTTAAATTGTTTAATACTTTATGACTGTTGTGAGGAAAAGATATGTACATGTATATCTGCACACATATACATAGAAATGTCTTTTGTTTGGAATGGGAattggaatggaaaaaaaaatcaaatgcgATTGTATTGCCTAGTTTCTAAAGCTTCTTGCCCAAACTGGGAACAGCCTGTGACAAGTAGGCATCTCACCTAATCATACAGATCTGGAACTGATTTAAGTCCTCATTAATAGTACAGCCCAAGCGCCATGTGTGCTTGTCTTATGGTCTCGTCATGGTTGGGAATCCTGTTTcacacagccctgccccagggctctGTTAGAGTGGCGTACCCTTGGGGACTGAAACCACTGTGTTTGTCAGACTCCTTTTAATACTCTGGGGATGTGATCGTGTTTGATCACTTGACCTGTTGCTATAAATTACTGTCCACATCTCTGTGGGGTACCTCTCTGTGGAGCTGCTTTGAAgctgtatgtgtatgtgtagcGCAGGTGAGATCATTGCACTGGCATGGGTCGGACTATGCCTGTAGCTGGGGAATCAAATCAGGAGTCTGAGGGGTGACAGCccccctctttcttccccccttccctttcccctcttccctaAGGCACATACCTTCTGTAACTTTTCTCTCCTTAAGCTCTTCCTTTGGATGCTAATCCCAGTTGTGGACTATCCTTTGAAAACCTTTCTCAAAATGCATGCAGAATTGAACACAAGTGTTAACAGCTTATGTTGTACATCATTAGCTTAAATGACAActactggtttcttttttttaaaaaaagaatgcaagtACTGAAAAATTCTTCCTGCAAGGTGTGAATGTAAGCACGACTCTGCCTTCTGAAGCAAAAGGTAGGGACTTTTAAGAAACTTATTTTCTGTGACTACTTCTATAAATATTAAGGGTAATCTGCATTAAATAACGTTAGAAATGTTGAGGATGAATGCGatgaatttaattaattaaatccATGAGCTTACAGCTCCTGTTCTTCAGCATTCTGTAATAAGACTTTCTCTTAACACAGTTCCGAATTTTGAAGCATGGAACAACAGCATGAGTGAGCTGAGGGCTACAGTAGGGAACTCCTACAAGTGCAGCGCAGAGGAGAATCTCCAGGTCACGGACAAAGCCCTTGTCAATGTATTTAATGTTCAGATCCAGGTTTTCAAGATCGACGGGGACAAATTTGGGGCAGGTAAGAGGCTTACATTTGGGGGGAAACCAAGATTTGTGAAGTACACTTTGATATAAACTTAATATTTTGTAGTGAAAGGTCAGCCTGTGGGGTGCTATGCTGAGTCTCTGCATGCCCTACTACAGATGTTGTGGAGGCTAAGACGTCCGTGTTGAGGCTGCTGTGAGAAGTATGTGAAAAGCTTTGAAGTAACTAGAACTTGTTCCTTGTGGTCCAGAGGAGAATTAAGGAAGAGCGTTAACTTTCCCTCCTAACTGTGTGCAGATAGCTGTATGAAAGGGATAGTAAAGTTCTGGGCGCTAACAGACTCTTAGTTAACGCTGTCCCCTCTGACTGTGGTggttaaagcaaaacaaaactcccACCTGAGGAGCTGCATGGATATATTTGATGGCTAAGCTTGTGCGTAAGAGTAACAGCTCTTGAAGGAAACTATTACGAACCTCTTTATTGGGCATACAACAAGTACTAGAAAGACTTTGTCCTGAATGATCACAGTTAGTGGAGGTGGCTTCCTCCTGGTTGTTGGCAAGCTAAGCTAGAAGTTAACTTGAGCCAGTTTTATCTGTGTACTGGGAGCAGAAGCTTGCAGTTCTGAATTGAGCCATCTGTTGCTGCCGTAGTGCCTAACGTggatctttttctctctcctcagtGGAAGAATGTCAACTGGATGAAAATAACATGCTGATCCCTATAATAGTTGGTGCAGCTCTTGCTGGTCTTGTTCTAATTGTCTTGATTGCTTACTTGATTGGCAGAAAGAGGAGCCATGCTGGATATCAAACAATTTAATGACTTGCACTAACATCCACTATAGATGAAAAGCAATTGCAAGAGCCTGGGAAAAAAGCCCCCACACATTTCCCCTGAGCTAAAATTGATATTGTAAGGGAACACCTTTTCTTGCAAATTGCTTCTTCTTTAAAGTCTGCTTTATTAAATGTGAAATCATCCTGCAGCATTTAACTATgcacaaaaataacttctgaaaattCTGGTGTTTAATTTTGCTAACTAGTTTAAATATTTACCCACTTAGAAACAAGCTAAAAGTTTTTAAGGGTGCTTTTTTGGAATTGGCATAAGGTCATGTCAGCTAAAGATTCCAGAGAGGGATGTTGCTAATTCACACTGACTCAATTTCAGAGCTcttaacaaagggaaaaggttCAGTCTTTGTACCGCTGCCATCCAGTGATGATGTTAATTATACTGATGATGcattgtgggaaaaaaaaccccagtaacaACTGACAAAATTGGAATTTAAAATCTAAACTCCACCTTGTCTCTTAGGTGTGTATTTTTTACTAAGCTTTAAACTCGATGCCTGGCATATGCAGGGTGTGAACGACGCAATACTCAAACCTTACAGGAACTCTTTACAATTGGACAGCTCCCCTGT
Proteins encoded in this window:
- the LAMP1 gene encoding lysosome-associated membrane glycoprotein 1; amino-acid sequence: MTGRGRRQSPERGAPPPPAALAAVPRSRLCRLVPSLAPAMARAQGARGLLAAAALLGFLQVSSSFEVKDSSGKVCIIADLTVAFSVEYKSSGQKEFAYFFLPQNATVDPQSSCGKDNTSHPLLVLAFGAGHSLSLNFSESADKYQVEELVFHYNLSDATLFHNSTAGEMKRVSHKTIIQAYMGTKYRCISSKHVNMKNVNITFSNVTLEAYLTNGNFSVNKTECAEDMVSTTAVVPTTPRHTTSQVPTSPAPTASPPNPAVGKYNVTGPNGTCVLAYMGLQLNITYLKRDEKVGLDLLNFIPHNTTSSGRCDNTSALLNLTFEKTRVIFHFALNASTEKFFLQGVNVSTTLPSEAKVPNFEAWNNSMSELRATVGNSYKCSAEENLQVTDKALVNVFNVQIQVFKIDGDKFGAVEECQLDENNMLIPIIVGAALAGLVLIVLIAYLIGRKRSHAGYQTI